One region of Mesomycoplasma ovipneumoniae genomic DNA includes:
- the rplL gene encoding 50S ribosomal protein L7/L12, protein MAKITKEQFIESLKEMTIKEVMEFVDALKEEFGVDPSAVAVAAAPEAAAEVKSEVKLTLKAAGQQKVAVIKVIKDMLGLSLMDAKKLVDAAPSVIKEAIKPEEAEEYKAKLVEAGAEVSID, encoded by the coding sequence ATGGCTAAAATTACTAAAGAACAATTCATCGAGTCATTGAAAGAAATGACAATTAAAGAAGTAATGGAATTTGTTGATGCTCTTAAAGAAGAATTTGGGGTAGACCCTTCTGCTGTTGCTGTTGCAGCTGCTCCAGAAGCTGCCGCTGAAGTAAAATCTGAAGTTAAATTAACTCTAAAAGCAGCCGGACAACAAAAAGTTGCTGTTATAAAAGTTATTAAAGATATGCTTGGATTAAGTTTGATGGATGCTAAAAAACTTGTTGATGCAGCACCTTCTGTCATAAAAGAAGCAATCAAACCTGAAGAAGCTGAGGAATACAAAGCTAAATTAGTAGAAGCCGGAGCTGAAGTTTCTATTGATTAA
- the rplJ gene encoding 50S ribosomal protein L10 codes for MNAFRQKKAEIITEIRDLLEKSSSLAIAEYRGLSVAELESLRQELKKSGVFTRIYKNRLFKIAADELGFSNLKSELVGPNLFAFGLEDPIAPAKIITKVAKDQPLLILKGGIYEKSVVTPQENTAIASLPNYTEAITMLASSLQSPLKQLAFGLKLLIDEQKITA; via the coding sequence TTGAACGCTTTTCGCCAAAAAAAGGCAGAAATAATTACTGAAATTAGAGATTTGCTCGAGAAATCTTCTTCTTTAGCAATTGCTGAATATCGCGGACTTTCAGTCGCAGAATTAGAAAGTTTGCGTCAGGAACTAAAGAAATCAGGTGTTTTTACTAGAATTTATAAAAATCGACTTTTCAAAATTGCAGCAGATGAACTCGGTTTTTCTAATCTAAAATCAGAATTAGTGGGACCAAATTTATTTGCTTTTGGTCTAGAAGACCCAATTGCACCCGCTAAAATTATTACAAAAGTCGCAAAAGATCAACCTTTATTAATATTAAAAGGTGGGATTTATGAAAAAAGTGTTGTTACACCGCAAGAAAATACCGCTATTGCTTCACTTCCAAATTACACTGAAGCAATTACAATGCTTGCTTCTTCTCTTCAAAGCCCACTGAAACAATTGGCTTTTGGACTTAAATTATTAATAGACGAACAAAAAATAACTGCATAA
- a CDS encoding AAA family ATPase codes for MARKTEKRKTENIAEKLTEEQQNVVNLALKGENILVDACIGSGKTSVIQVLCDKFPIDKKILYLTYNKLLKVEAKNKIKNKNVLVQNYHGFAYRFLWEKGINSSSADSIKIFLKNNISVATYDVLLIDEYQDITEEISLLLGKIKEKNPNIQIVAVGDINQKIYDKTKLNVTDFIDKFLGSYEKISLTFSFRMPKEHANMLGRIWDKTINGVNENCQIEYMGMEEIQEFLAKQKPADILCLGYRSGKMTELLNYLEENHSDIFNKKTVYASIREKDANLSPKKNSAIFTTYDSSKGLEKPICVVFDFDLLYWKIRLQQITANYEIVKNIFCVAASRGKEKIIFFKPEFPNLPLNEVIIKQSKYLEKWSEDSFAMSTMFDHKYEEDIEYMLQMLDIKKINTEDKSEIKVKTQDALIDLTPCVGIFLEASYFNDWQIDKEIRHFIELKYDHSEKQQKQQLKEYENYIKERNSMKDLTLFLVYLQTDQERYIKQTQPDFVDDNAVDQMHKRLSKVLEKDEIIQQKCWLKFSDDDLTIRAEGIADVIKNDIVYELKFVSDLTTAHFLQTASYMLALKKEKGILWNIRNNEMHEIRIKNREEFSEKLAQTISKGVYKPKSQK; via the coding sequence ATGGCTAGAAAAACAGAAAAACGAAAAACTGAAAATATTGCAGAAAAACTCACAGAAGAGCAACAAAATGTTGTTAATTTAGCATTAAAAGGTGAAAATATCCTAGTTGACGCTTGTATTGGAAGTGGAAAAACATCAGTAATTCAGGTTCTCTGTGACAAATTTCCTATTGATAAAAAAATTTTGTACTTAACTTACAATAAACTATTAAAAGTTGAAGCTAAAAACAAGATCAAAAACAAAAATGTTCTGGTACAAAATTATCACGGATTTGCATATCGATTTTTGTGAGAAAAAGGTATTAATTCTTCTTCAGCAGATTCAATTAAAATATTTTTAAAAAACAACATTTCTGTTGCCACTTATGATGTTCTACTAATTGATGAATACCAAGATATTACTGAAGAAATATCTTTGTTATTGGGAAAAATAAAAGAAAAAAATCCTAATATACAAATTGTTGCTGTTGGAGATATTAATCAGAAAATTTACGATAAAACAAAATTAAATGTTACTGATTTTATTGATAAATTTTTAGGATCATATGAAAAAATTAGCTTAACATTTTCCTTCAGAATGCCAAAAGAGCATGCTAATATGTTGGGTAGAATTTGAGATAAAACAATTAACGGAGTAAACGAAAATTGTCAAATCGAATATATGGGAATGGAAGAAATTCAAGAATTTTTGGCTAAACAAAAACCTGCTGATATCTTATGTTTGGGTTACCGTTCAGGCAAAATGACAGAACTATTAAATTATCTTGAAGAAAATCATAGTGATATTTTCAATAAAAAAACCGTTTATGCTTCTATAAGAGAAAAAGACGCAAATTTGTCTCCCAAAAAAAATTCAGCTATTTTTACAACATATGATAGCTCAAAAGGATTGGAAAAACCTATTTGTGTTGTTTTTGATTTTGACTTACTATATTGAAAAATCCGCTTACAACAAATTACAGCAAATTATGAAATTGTAAAAAACATATTTTGCGTAGCGGCAAGTAGAGGAAAAGAAAAAATCATCTTTTTTAAACCAGAATTTCCAAACCTACCATTAAATGAGGTAATTATCAAACAATCTAAATATTTAGAGAAATGATCCGAAGATTCATTTGCAATGTCTACAATGTTTGATCACAAGTATGAGGAAGATATTGAGTATATGTTGCAAATGCTTGATATAAAGAAAATTAATACGGAAGATAAAAGTGAAATAAAAGTGAAAACACAAGATGCATTAATTGATCTTACACCATGCGTTGGTATTTTTCTTGAAGCATCTTATTTCAACGATTGACAAATAGATAAAGAAATTAGGCATTTTATTGAACTCAAATATGACCATTCAGAAAAACAACAAAAACAACAGTTAAAAGAGTATGAAAATTACATCAAAGAAAGAAATTCAATGAAAGATTTAACACTCTTTCTTGTTTATTTGCAAACAGACCAAGAAAGATACATTAAACAAACGCAGCCCGATTTTGTCGATGATAATGCTGTTGATCAAATGCATAAAAGATTATCAAAAGTGCTTGAAAAAGACGAGATAATTCAACAAAAATGCTGATTGAAATTTAGTGATGATGATCTTACAATAAGAGCTGAAGGAATTGCCGATGTTATCAAAAATGATATAGTTTATGAGCTTAAATTTGTTAGCGATTTAACAACTGCTCATTTTTTACAAACTGCTTCATATATGTTAGCCTTAAAAAAAGAAAAAGGCATATTGTGGAATATTCGAAATAACGAAATGCACGAAATTAGAATCAAAAATCGAGAAGAATTCAGCGAAAAACTTGCACAAACTATTTCAAAAGGAGTTTATAAACCTAAAAGTCAAAAATAA
- the mip gene encoding Ig-specific serine endopeptidase MIP, whose protein sequence is MKKSNFLVKNKALFLLFGLGLSSFVFYSCTTNNEIKVEQPKTDPKPGGSGQSSTENKQPKFDQNTQKSFEDKINAAYSTFESSASQTSYQNLAKTLDEVKTSLSQLFQNEDLEKKQIDWDSAKKTLDFQLEKTNYQTDNLTKLIIGSFLDILKPVEKSRELPRPSQPEIPEDRVNKYYQQLNAVAPKGQNWAIVKDGKRTVEDQYQYDFPDNEWRYYLEKYGGGGAKVLGLDDPDGLSDYPLGNTKKVASNLKSSLDQKAKDANQPLYDNASQRTFVLPKYDSSGQITGIDIPEHHKGDTSPAIHLDPQTGQVLRGGPGRVGLPRILPNQEYKKLTKSAISVAFRNGQFLRTHNGKEGEPDYLPPNEIVHFNNLHRGTLNIIDYKKEDNNKYPLTWYFITNAHVLNRLQVANDYHEGKIYGRDDDAYNTHNRQYNTWSLVFTKIKDSVSLNNIMTTTGEPRYQNYYDTVNLTVRTKDTNIHNAGKTLDSSNNFAVNDEKLNNNQAIPENAELNVRTIVFGSNVFDKKLSDFTNQEKYKNMEELLDFAIMEVTFDNEEQAKTITKDWYDEHQDQKSTDKSTAITSDADFLKDEQYEKLPANQFYGLGFPLTEAETSQTLNEFKNKNAWETRKHSVSPYVNKDNALYFNQDPSNQQLQNGGDLSWSRSYRSFMNKPGLTDIFIAMPYVSNGFIKITKFDSAKNVFSHTPYLFWGLGTLLDNFTGGGGMSGTGIYKDNKLYSLVFATDPRASTAVSLNLRSYGNDYKGYYGSYNLPKYDLIYGSKHQRKSYFQAMQQLYKDKGIKTYLFPNGFDDSQKVDVFGDWN, encoded by the coding sequence ATGAAAAAAAGTAATTTTTTAGTAAAAAACAAAGCACTTTTCTTACTTTTTGGTCTTGGTTTAAGTAGTTTTGTTTTTTATTCATGTACAACTAACAACGAAATTAAAGTCGAGCAGCCAAAAACCGACCCAAAACCAGGAGGCAGCGGTCAATCAAGTACCGAAAATAAGCAACCCAAATTTGATCAAAACACCCAAAAAAGTTTTGAAGACAAAATAAATGCTGCTTATTCAACTTTTGAATCTAGTGCGTCTCAGACTTCTTACCAAAATCTTGCAAAAACTCTTGATGAAGTTAAGACTTCATTATCTCAATTGTTTCAAAATGAAGATTTAGAAAAGAAGCAAATTGACTGAGATAGTGCCAAAAAAACTTTGGATTTTCAGCTCGAAAAAACTAACTACCAAACTGATAATTTAACTAAATTAATAATTGGATCTTTTTTAGATATTCTAAAACCAGTTGAAAAATCAAGAGAACTGCCCCGACCAAGTCAGCCCGAAATCCCCGAAGATCGAGTTAATAAATATTATCAACAACTAAATGCTGTTGCCCCAAAAGGTCAAAATTGAGCAATTGTAAAAGACGGAAAACGAACTGTTGAAGATCAATATCAATATGATTTTCCCGATAATGAATGAAGATATTACCTTGAAAAATACGGTGGCGGCGGTGCTAAAGTTCTTGGTCTTGATGACCCTGATGGACTTAGTGATTATCCGCTTGGTAATACTAAAAAAGTCGCTTCAAATTTAAAATCATCTTTAGATCAAAAAGCTAAAGATGCAAATCAACCTTTATATGATAATGCTTCGCAGCGAACTTTTGTCTTGCCAAAATATGACAGTTCTGGACAAATAACAGGGATTGATATTCCCGAACATCACAAAGGTGATACATCCCCGGCAATTCATCTTGATCCTCAAACTGGACAGGTTTTAAGAGGTGGGCCTGGAAGAGTTGGTTTGCCACGGATTTTGCCAAACCAAGAATATAAAAAATTGACAAAAAGTGCAATTTCTGTTGCTTTCAGAAATGGTCAATTTTTAAGAACTCACAACGGAAAAGAGGGTGAACCTGATTATTTACCCCCTAATGAAATAGTTCATTTTAATAATTTGCATAGAGGGACTCTAAATATTATTGACTATAAAAAAGAAGATAACAATAAATATCCCTTAACTTGGTATTTTATTACAAATGCACACGTTTTAAATCGACTTCAAGTTGCAAATGATTATCATGAAGGTAAAATTTATGGCCGTGATGATGATGCTTATAACACTCATAACCGTCAATATAATACATGAAGTTTGGTTTTTACAAAAATTAAAGATTCTGTTAGTCTAAATAATATAATGACAACAACTGGCGAACCTCGCTACCAAAATTACTATGACACAGTTAATCTTACCGTTCGAACAAAAGATACAAACATTCATAATGCGGGAAAAACACTTGATAGTTCAAATAATTTTGCTGTAAATGATGAAAAACTTAACAATAACCAGGCAATTCCAGAAAATGCTGAACTAAATGTTAGAACAATTGTCTTTGGTTCAAATGTTTTTGACAAAAAACTAAGTGACTTTACAAATCAAGAAAAATACAAAAATATGGAAGAATTGCTTGATTTTGCAATTATGGAAGTTACCTTTGACAACGAAGAGCAAGCAAAAACAATTACAAAAGACTGGTATGATGAACACCAAGACCAAAAAAGCACCGACAAATCAACAGCAATTACTTCTGATGCTGACTTTTTAAAAGATGAACAATATGAAAAACTGCCAGCAAACCAGTTTTATGGTCTAGGTTTTCCACTTACAGAAGCAGAAACAAGTCAAACTTTAAATGAATTCAAAAATAAAAATGCTTGAGAAACAAGAAAACATAGCGTTAGTCCTTATGTAAATAAAGATAATGCTCTTTATTTTAATCAAGATCCATCTAATCAACAATTACAAAATGGTGGTGATCTTTCTTGGTCAAGATCTTATCGCTCATTTATGAATAAGCCAGGTCTCACTGATATTTTTATTGCTATGCCTTATGTAAGTAACGGTTTTATTAAAATTACTAAATTTGATTCAGCAAAAAATGTATTTAGTCATACTCCTTATTTATTTTGAGGTTTAGGTACTTTACTTGATAATTTCACCGGTGGGGGAGGAATGTCAGGAACTGGAATATATAAAGATAATAAACTATATTCATTAGTTTTTGCAACTGACCCACGAGCTTCAACGGCTGTTAGTTTAAATTTAAGATCATATGGTAATGACTATAAAGGTTATTATGGAAGCTATAATTTACCAAAATATGACCTAATTTATGGTTCAAAACATCAGCGAAAATCATATTTTCAAGCAATGCAGCAACTTTATAAAGATAAAGGAATTAAAACTTATCTCTTTCCAAATGGATTTGATGACTCACAAAAAGTTGATGTTTTTGGCGACTGAAATTAG